The genomic region CCACCACCTGAATGCGCACGATGCCATCAGTAATAGGTTGGTCTACTAAAATAGCCCGAGATGTGAGGTAGCCATCATCCAGATAGAGCTGGGTAATAGCATCGGCGGCCTGCTGCAGATCTGCCAAGGTAACCGTTTGATTCTCCAAGGGCTGAATAATCGGTGCAAAGTCCTGCTGATCAAAAATGGTGCTGCCCAACACCTCTAGGGTGCGGATGGGAAATTGGACATCTGGCTGGTCTGGTAAACCTGATGGTGGACTGGGGGCTGATTCTGGCTGAAGCACCGGCCCTTCGTCGGTGGTGGGTAGGGGTAAATCAGGTGGCTCTTGCAAAAAGCGATCGTCAGGATCCGACTGCTGCGCTAGATAGGTTAGGAGTGGATCAATCGAATGTTCTAACTGTCCAAGATTCTGGGGCACTCCTGGAGCAGGGAGTAGTTCGGACGGTAGGATAGACGGACTAAAAACCTGGATATCTAATGGCTCCTCAGGTTTAGGTGTAATAGGTGCCGCGATCGCTTCCTGCGGCAGACCTATTGCAGCGATCGCAAGGCCTGACATCCAAACTGATAGGCGCTGAACCATGGGACTCCTCCAGTAATAACCATGCCGATTCAACACCCTATCGGCATCCATCGGGTAAAAATCTCTTATACAGACTGTAACCTGCTCCACCAAGCAGGTCTGGAATTCATCACTAAAAGTTTACGCTGGGGGGCGTTAGCAGCCCCTGCCAACCTTTTCTGTACCCCTCTCTTTTCCCAACGCTTGTCTAAGCCCTGCGGGCAGATTGTGCCAAACAATGGGATATCTACCGATAAGCTAACAGCCGGTTATTAACGAGGGCAGAGTATTGCAAGTATCTAAGATGAGGACTAGGACTGTCCAGGAATATCCAGTAATACCTCGTCTGTTCCTTGGTGGGCTGTTTTCACCCACTTCAGCCGTTTGGGACGTACCGAAATGCGTGCCGTGGTACTGGCTACTACCAGCAACCAGTGCATCATATAAAGAGTGCCGCGGATGGATTGTACAAGCGTACGCCACAGCGGCATCTCGGGACGTAGTTGGGGCGATCGTTCTGTGCCTAAGGCTGCTTCTCGCAGTAGATAATCACTGCTGTGGATGCGGCGCAGACCAATCACCATGCCAAAGAGTGAAAGCAGCACTGTCATCCCCGTTAATGGACTGAGCAGCGGCGGACTACTGCGGGCGATCGCCATCAGCGTATCTGGAACTGCCGCCGTGGGCAGCAGGTACTGCATGAGCCAGAAGACCAGTAGATCAATAGTTTTGCCTACGCCCAAACGATTACGGGACATGAGCCGCCAATAGTCTAGATAGCGCTGATAGCCACCCTCTGCCCAGCGACTACGTTGATGCCAAAGAGCGATCGCTTTTGTAACGCCCTCTTCTTCCACGGCAGGCACCATCAGGAAATCAATATCCCAGCGATCAAAATGCAGCCTGAGGGTGAGATCTAGATCATCGGTGATGGTTTCTTCATTCCAGCCGCCGCAGCTATCCAACGCCTGCCGCCGCACAAATTGACCATTGCCCCGCAGCTCACCCACGCCGCCAATGGCAATGCGCTGCTGCTGGAAATAGCTATCCAACGCCATTTCCGCCACCTGACCCAGGATCCAGAAATTTCGAGGACGGGGATGCCTCTCATTTCCCTGCAACACGGCTTTGCGCACCTGCACCGCGCCTACCTGCGGACGGTCAAACAAAGGAATCACCCGGCGTAACAAATCCACGGGTACTTGAGCATCGGCATCAAACACCGCAATAAACTCACCTTTAACCTTAGGATAGACTTGGTTCAAAGCCCCTGATTTACCGCCGCCGGCATCGGCTGGACGGTGGACGACATGGAGCCGGGGATATTGCAGCGCCAGTTGATCCAACAGTTCCGGTGTGCGATCGGTGCTGTAATCATCAATAATCCACAGGTCGTAGCGATCGCTGGGATAGTCCAGATTACAGAGCGATCGCACCAGAGAACCCACCACTGCCTCCTCATTTTTGGCCGAGACCATCAGCGAGACATAGGGATAATCATCAGGATTTTCACTGGTCAACACCGATGGCACCGACCGAGGGCGAGCTACGATTAGGCGCAGGGTATGTAGCCCTACCAATAGGGTCAGTCCGAGAACAAACCAAATGCCCCAAGAGACCAAATGAAGCGTAATCGTCACCGCCCACACTGCTGATAGGGCGATCGCAGCTTTGGGACGACGTCCTGCCAGACCTCGTTCAAAGGATGCCTTGAGGTTGCCAGGATGAGCGTCATCAATCATAAAAGACTCCAAGGGTGCCAATGTGTCACGTTGATTCAACGGGTCAACAGGTTGAGAGGGAGGATTAGACCAGGAATTCTCCGGCATAGGGCTTGAATTACGGGATGAGTGAACAGTGCTGGACTGACGCAGAATCACACAAGAGCCAAGGGTGAATCGCCTACAGGAGGATCTTCACCCTCGATTGATTCCACAACGCCAGTCTGACAAGCGGTTGATGGGAAATCTTAGAGGATGACCCGAATCACCGTTGCCCAATTGTGTCATAGCTTACTATTGTGACCGTTACGACGAATGCCGTCGCGATCGCTGCCTCATCACCCATGAGTTCCTTTATCTATCATAAAGTTTGGTGTTGATGACCATCAGCCAAGAACGCCTAGGGAGCAAACCCTAAGGAGCAGGTCGCGAAAATAGTCGAAAATAGAGCGATCGCCCCCATTCTTTGATGGGAAACACTAGGTAGGTGAGGGGGTTAATCGTCACAATTATGGTGCGCACATCCCGCTTGGCCAGGAAAATAACCATGCGGGCCACCCATCTCGGCGACATGATCCCCACAGGATTGAGGTTACTTTTGAACGGCCCCAAGACAATTTTGCGAATGATACAGGGAGCATCCAGCCGTCGCAGGGTAATTAGATCTCCAATCAAACGTTTCGAAATTTCGTAGAGGGGACTAAAGGCGGGGCTCACCTCCGCCTCTGATGTGTTCACCCAAAGCTCCTTGGTGGCCCGGTCGGTGGAGTCATTCACCGTACTCATGAACACATTGGCCAGCCGCCATGCCGACAGAGCGTTCACCTCTAGAGACGCTTGGACGCCCTCCGGGGTGCGATCGCCATGGACGTTAAGACCGTGATTGATAATTAGAATATCGACTTGCTTGAGGCGATCGCGCAGGTGCTCCTCTTCGCCAATCTGCCAAGGCACGACCCTCATGCGATCGGTCTCAGTGAGGCGATCGGAGGTGGTGAGGGCAATGGTTTTTGCCCCTTGGCGAATGAGTTCTTGGATCAGGGCCTGCCCCATAGATCCCGATGCGCCCGTGACCGCAATCACCTTGCCTTTTAGCGATAGGCTAGTTCCCAACACTTTATCCACCACTGTCAAGTATCCCGAGAAGTAGGCGTTCCCTTGATCAAAGTGGTGCCGCCAGTGATATGTACGATTGACCGCCCACGTCGAGGGAATTTGGGTGAGGTCGCCGGGTTCGTGGGTGAGATCTGTCCACATCCCATAGCCCTGAGAACGAGCGATCGCCCCTGCCATAAAGCCTAGCGCATAGAGACTGCCTAAAAACATAGCTGGCTGATGGCTGGCCCA from Candidatus Obscuribacterales bacterium harbors:
- a CDS encoding glycosyltransferase family 2 protein, which produces MIDDAHPGNLKASFERGLAGRRPKAAIALSAVWAVTITLHLVSWGIWFVLGLTLLVGLHTLRLIVARPRSVPSVLTSENPDDYPYVSLMVSAKNEEAVVGSLVRSLCNLDYPSDRYDLWIIDDYSTDRTPELLDQLALQYPRLHVVHRPADAGGGKSGALNQVYPKVKGEFIAVFDADAQVPVDLLRRVIPLFDRPQVGAVQVRKAVLQGNERHPRPRNFWILGQVAEMALDSYFQQQRIAIGGVGELRGNGQFVRRQALDSCGGWNEETITDDLDLTLRLHFDRWDIDFLMVPAVEEEGVTKAIALWHQRSRWAEGGYQRYLDYWRLMSRNRLGVGKTIDLLVFWLMQYLLPTAAVPDTLMAIARSSPPLLSPLTGMTVLLSLFGMVIGLRRIHSSDYLLREAALGTERSPQLRPEMPLWRTLVQSIRGTLYMMHWLLVVASTTARISVRPKRLKWVKTAHQGTDEVLLDIPGQS
- a CDS encoding bifunctional sterol desaturase/short chain dehydrogenase codes for the protein MNLFSLVFPVGLGLGSIVLAELVRDVYHVAGHYWPPLQSLHMLHHRAYRRDLSIANLDVYRRSQLYNDVPESLVMFAVTALVAWASHQPAMFLGSLYALGFMAGAIARSQGYGMWTDLTHEPGDLTQIPSTWAVNRTYHWRHHFDQGNAYFSGYLTVVDKVLGTSLSLKGKVIAVTGASGSMGQALIQELIRQGAKTIALTTSDRLTETDRMRVVPWQIGEEEHLRDRLKQVDILIINHGLNVHGDRTPEGVQASLEVNALSAWRLANVFMSTVNDSTDRATKELWVNTSEAEVSPAFSPLYEISKRLIGDLITLRRLDAPCIIRKIVLGPFKSNLNPVGIMSPRWVARMVIFLAKRDVRTIIVTINPLTYLVFPIKEWGRSLYFRLFSRPAP